From Solanum lycopersicum chromosome 4, SLM_r2.1:
GGGTGTGGGCTAACAGTAATACGATAATTCAAGAATGCTTATTATAGCAAAGAGTGGTTGTTTGTCCTCATAACATCTCCACACGATGCACTGTGGAGTAGATCCACAAAAGTACTTAGCTTTCTTGTTGACTGGAATCATAAACCCAACACACAAAACTCAGCAGCTGATATAGACTTGTTTGTTCGTTTTCTTTATATATCCCAACTGTCCCTATTTCATAGAAGCTTATTATTCCCATCTACAATTTTATAAATGAATGCAATGAAATTGTTGGCGTGACCAGGTCACAAGGCTTCAGGAGCAACTACAGAGGGAGAAGGAATTAAGGATACTTCTGGAAGCTGGACTTGAAGGCAAATTACCTGCCACTTCCAGTATAGATGGGATGGTCAGTTTTTCTTTGAACTTGCCAATTTATGGCGTGGCTTGCTTATGCTAAAACTATGATTTTCTTTATGGTATAGATGAAGAATGAACTTCAGGAGATTGCTCAGGCAGAGGCAGATGTCAACAATCTGAAACAGAGGGCTGATGATCTTGGATTGCATCTTAGTAAACAACGTGAACAAAATTCCAAACTTCTTGCTGACTCGGGAAATCAACCACAGCAAAGTCTAAATAATCAGGGAAAAAGGTAATTCTTATGTTGCTTCTTCCTGTTTATGTTGTATGGCCGCGGTGCAATACTTCCCATCAAGAAGACCAGGCAGATGAATCCCGCATGCATTTTTTGGTGCATTTGGAAGGAAAGGAATCTCAGATGTATTGATGGCATCtcaactccttgcagtagtttGAAGTCtgtctttttttcttatttagttgGAGCAATCTATCCCCTGTAAATGATATAATTCCCCTTTTAGATTTTATCAGCTCCCTCACTATGGTTTAGAAACCATTTTTTTGCTTTCTGGTTAGCTCCCAGTCTTAGAAAAGGAGTTTTTTGTTCTCACGAGCTAACCAGTACTTTCTTATGTAACTATCTGCATCCACTTGATGCCCTGCTAATATAAAATCTTACTTCATGAAAAAGCAATGTCCATGGTTCAATACTGCTTCTGTTCAAGTTATAGATTGTTATCACTACCACACTATTCATATCAATGAAAAGATAAGGAAAGAAAATGAATGATTTTGATATGCTGTTTCCCTCTTGTCTAATTTAATATCCATGGATGCTCTTGTTTCTACACTGCTGCTTGTGTGGGAGACTTAAGTCTATAAGTGGAAGTTCCGTGGAGCTTTGATGCTTCTAATACAATGAGCCACTTTGCCATTGTTATTATATTGGAATCTTGTCTAGTTTTGTTTCTTATCCTTCACCACCTCAATCTTGGTGCAGCAAGGGTAAACATACGGATATGGAAACTAGTAAGTATGAAGCTAGTAAGCAGGCAGATTCCTCACAAAGCGCCAACTCTCCTGTGGAAGCGGAGATGAGCAGGGCTGCTTCAGCCAGTATTAGAAAATCTACTTCTAGGAATGAGGCAAGTTTTATGGTTTATCTGGAAGTTTAAGCTTCTATTCCTTTTTTCCTGTGGGCATAAAAAACAAAAGCTGAGTCTCAAATTGAggcaaattattgaaattttcgTAGTTTAAGATGGTTTTGGTGAGAATATGAACTAAAGCTTGCCTATGCTTTTCTACTATCTTCTTCGTATCAGCTAGATCAAGCATTCTACTTGTTTATGCTGCCTTGCTCAGACACTTTAAGATCATTGAACATGTTTTGTTTGGCTGAGAGGGAGTTAAAAAGGATTCTTTCGAGAGGGATTCACCGACTAATTGTGCAATTGACAGAAGATCTTTTACCACATAACATCAGTATCTGGCATAAATCATGTATACCAATTGTATCGAGGCTGTTCAATCCTATCTTCTTTtaccccctttttttttttagcttttaagatcctatatatatctttagGGTCTACGAAATGTAATAGACATATTGAATTGACAGGGAGCTAATACTACAACATCAGCATTATCAAAGCTGACAAACAGGCTCAACTTCTTGAAAGAACGTCGTACCCAAATTGCAAGTGAACTCCAACACCTAGACAAAAACCAGTCTGATCAGGCTGTCAAAAACAACGGAAAGGTTCAAGCATCTCGGAGTCAAACAGCAGAAAAGAATAGACTGGATGATCGTCAATCACTTCAGCATCCAGATCAAGGAACAAAAAAGGAAGTCCATCCAAATTTGGACAAAGTAAAATCAGATAGCCTCCCAAATACAGAGAAAGGTCGAGCTGTAATCCCTCCAAGGACAAACTCTAGATGATGCATAGTCACTCTTTGACTTCCCTAGTTTGCTGTATGTCACACAACTTTCAGATACGCGTTAGGCTAACAGAGGAAGATGGTGAACATGCTTGTCGTATAGGACCTTTATTGGTGCCTCGAGAATTGCTTGCTGATTCCAATCTTGGCTAGCTGAAATTCCATGGTACCCGATACATCAGGTCATCTATCCTATGAGGTGAAGCTGAGTGACCGTGAAGTCTACTAAGCTGAAGTTCTCATTGTGATTGTCTGGAAATGAAATCAACCCTTTTGTATAGGTATTTGGTAAGTAGAAAACTAATCATCTGATTTAGCAGATTAAAGCTATCAGATAGTTTGCTGATAAAAAACTAAGATAAGAAAATTGTGGTGCCATTCAATTGTATAAAATGTTGGATAAGTTTTTTATTAGGACATGTTCAATTAAGTAACCCTATAGTACATCACTATCTGCTGTTGCAATCAATTTATTCTCGACTATACAACAACATAACCAGTATAGTCCCAAAAGTGGGGCCTATGGAAGGTATCGTGTACGTAAATCCGTACCCTTACCTCGAGTGATAGAGTCTGGTTTTGATAGACCCTCGGCTTAAGTATCATTTATTATCATCTATATAACGTTTTTTAATACCCCACTAATCagaacaaacaaacaaaatctCTAAAACTCCAAAGCTACTTGAAATAAGTGAATCTAAACGCGGTCAATATTTAAAAAGCGATATGCGCTTCTCTTCttcttaatatttatatatcaatgAGGATTTATATTTTGCAAATTGCAACCAAATATGCaattcaaaatccaaatcaTATAAGTTTTGTCTCCTTATTCTTACAAGAATACTAATTGaagttttcaaattaaaaatgcTGATATTTGAACTATAGAACTAAACTTAAAAGGATACAATTTCATGAACATATGTATCATTTTAGTCACCAAATCAtaacaaaaacattaaataaaaattcaaacagAAAGTATCTTATAATAACACTTCATAATGTGATTAAGTGATCAATTGAAACTATTTGTACTCGTATATTCATGTATTAAGCCAAAGTATTAGATATACAAAAGTCTCAAACTAAACAAACCAATTGATACATTAGTAAATACTAATTTGTATATCAAGCGTTTACGTCATACATTTATAATAGCCATGTGATTTATTGATAAGCGATTGAATGCACGTTAATAAACCAGGATTAAATGTTTAAAATCtacatacaaatacaaatataggtCATGCATCTCTTGATTTAATGTAAACATCAGGTACACGTAAGTTATATTATaatgcatttttattttaactacCAACTAATACACGTCTCCGCGATAACAATTTTTTGTCCAATGGATAGAATAAAATAGTGAATACTAACCTTTCATTCCCTCAAACCAAATTGTTCAAACAATAGTAAACAATTTTTCACCATTCTTTGTGTTAGAAATTTCTGTATTACCAACCATTTTTATCaaacaagaaatttcaatttttatatagcCTTTTAAAAGGAAGAATAACACCAATATTTAGAGATCATAAAATAACCAACAAATAAAAaactcaaacaaaaataaataaattaaactgtCTAGTCTTTTTCTCTTATGTTAAATTCCTAGCTCCTTCCTTGTTTTCATTCAGATCAATTGCCAAAATATTAGTAGATCATCATgaagtaaattaattaaaataatttagtcaTGTTGATCTGCAAAAATTAAAAGGgaaggagtttttttttttattatatagttttaCGAAATGGAGGTTCAAAGGCTACATGACTTAAtgtggttatggtcaagattgCAAAGTAATCGTGTTGCCCTCGTGGGTGGAAACCACACCGCCTCTAGATTTTGCACTCGTTAAAATTATAGTCGTTTTTTGAACctctaattttgtttttttattcgttagattgaaattaatttCCATGCTCTCTTTTTTCAAAAACTCTACACCACACCTACGTACTCTCTTCTTTTGCTTACTGATCAGACTGATTCAGATTCAAATCTGAAGATTGACAAGACGAAAAGTCAAACGCTACGCTTATGATAATGAGTTTGTTGCAAGGTTTTCACaccaaaaaggagaaaatgaaaGGCACACACATGGATGCCTTGGGATTTTATAATGATACACATTTGGTTGTTATTAAGTTGAACCATTTGTGGATTTTGAGGTTGATTTCTCAGATAGCCATTTTGTGGCTCGTTATTTTATCATTTCCCTGGATTGACACGATAATCAGGGGATTAACATCGAGCTATGAGCTTATTAACGTCACGAAAGGTGATCATACGATGGCTAACTATAATTCAGTTAAATTAGAGGTTTTGCCTCTAATTTTTCATGATTTGGCTAATGAAGGCCTTCTCAAAACAAGGGACAAGTCCTTGTTTATTACTAATGGAAATGAAGAAGTTATCTATAATTCTCAAGTTACAAGTGATTACGATATGGATTTAATTTCTCTTTCAGATTTGGCACGGAAAGACGAGACTTATGACTTTGCATTGATTCCCTATGATTCATTCAAGTCCCTCGATTTTATCGATCGAGCTATGAACGTAGGTGGTATTGTCGTCGTTCAACTAATAAACGACAACCCTATGATAACATATTCACAACAATCAAACTACAAAGTTGTCTACGTACGGAAATTCGATTCCACAATAGTAGCCATGAGAAAGACAAGTTCATTTACCTCGATCGAATCAACAACTACACAACATCATAGAAAATTATTCAATTTCGATCCAAACGCAAAAGAGGATGCATTAAAAAAGCTAGAAGACGTACTACTCGAACCCCCAAGAGCATCATCAGGAAAATCGAGTAGATATCTCAAAAAGACTCGTTATTTGCCAGAATTAATGAACATTCCTCTGGAAAGCTACCCACGTAGGGTATTCATCGACGTTGGTTTACAAGATAAAAACGAGAAATCAGGTGATTCTAGTtggttttcaaaaaattatccaACTAGGAACACGAAATTtgagatatttaaaattgaagcAGTGACAAAAGAGTCATCTGCACCATTGATTGAAATGTCAGATTGGTTAGAGAAAAATGTGAAGGAAAATGAGTATGTAGTAATGAAAGCTGAAGCAGAAGTAGTAGAAGAAATGGTAAGGAATAAAGCGATTAAATTAGTCGATGAACTTTTTTTAGAGTGTAAACATCAAGGTGTGAAAAAAGGGGATAAAAAGAAGAGTAGAAGGGCATATTGGGAATGTTTATCTTTATATGGTATGTTAAGGGATGAAGGTGTTGCTGTGCACCAATGGTggggttaaaaaaaaaaatactactacttatacaaatattaatcaTAACAATGTATTATAATTGTCCTAATGATGATAACATAATTGtgtacaaaatatttatatttgtaaagtTTAGCATATAGGaagtaaatatgtatattttgtttgatCCATTTATTACATTGATGGTAGtagtttttatttatcaaaatagtaTGTTAATGAAATGcaattgaaattaaagataGTTATTGTGATTATTTTCATGTATAATTAATCTAAAAAAGATATGGTACAATATTTTATAGcatatagtttttttatatatatattttttccgtCGTTGTATAATACTATTGCATCGTTTTGCTTCAaagttaaaaattcaaaattcaaaattttaaaaagacgAGTTATGGTACAATAATGTTATTATTGCATTgattcatattaaaatatttttaaaaataataaattacacAATATTTTTCTCGAAgttataaatactaaaaaaaaggaGAATTACGTAATTATGAAGATATCGTGTCTTTTTTAGTGTGATATATAATATTGTTACATTATTTCGCTTCAaaagtaaaaactaaaaaaaaacgaGTTGTGTaatgattctttttttcttcttcttcttcattcccGTCCGTTGTCATATTATTATTGCACTGtttcacaaattttaaaaaataatgaattatgtaatgatttttttttgtccaAAGTTATAGTAATGTTGCATTATTTCATTTCAGAagagaaaactaaaaaaaaataaaattacgtAATAATGAAGATATCATGTcatttacattaaaaatttcAAGTGCAAAATGTAAGTCCTTTTGGTAAGCGTTTATTTTggcaaaattttaaaataaaataaaataaaaaattactatttttttccttttaagtaGTCTATTTCtaaccaaaagaaaataagatgaataaattaaaaataaaagttatataACATTGTTCCAAGTtccaactaatttttttttttttggaaaaagtcAAAAGTGCCCCTAAACAACTCAGCGAAAGTTTATAACGGGTCGGGTCAATCCGGTTGAGTCCGCCCTATATTAACAAACAATCGAAACGTACTCTTTGTTTCCTGGTCACCAACAACACTCTTCTCAGTTGTCCCTCTTTGCTGCTGAAGAACGCCGGCGACAAGCGACGGTGCCGGATTTCTCATCGAATTGTAGCATTCACATTAGAATCTTCATATCTGAACTCTATTTTGTGTGTTCACTTGCTCACTTCGCCCTGTTATCCCTTTCTGGTAAAACAGATTTTCTCTGTTTCTCCTTATCGTTTTTATCTGTATTTCAGCCTTGAATAAAGCATTGAAGTTATTTTCTGCTCTTATTAGTACTTTTAGAGCTATTATTTGAACTCAAATTGAACCCTAGATTGCTGTAAATCACTTTTGCATGCCTGTTGTGCTTTTGTTTTTGCTATGCTTTAAGTTCATTTGTAATGTGCAGTTGTTCTGTTACGTTTTTGCTCTGTTTTGTTTACTTTATATGCTATTTTATTGCTTTAGGGTTTTTGAGACttgtgaattttatgttttgttttttctaaatttgctttttccttttgttccCTGGGGAAAGGGTGATTTGGAGAAGTTCAAGGAAGGAATTGATGTTCTGGGGAAAATGATGACTTTCTTGTTGACATTGGAATGCAGCATTTGCTTTATGTGTGGATTAGTTTCTGAGAGACTACACTCACTtatcacaaaaagaaaaagaattcatCAGAGACTAATAGAATTTACAGGTGTTTGATAAAAGGAAGGATGAGTATGTAAATTAGTTTTGGTGGAGAATCAATGAGGATAGGTGTCAAAGTTATACATGGATCTCTGTAGATTTCCTAGGATCAATGTAATTATGGTTTTAGCTTGTAACTTTTTGGAGGTAGCAAGCATACCCTTAATGCTGGAGAATACAACTttaactttattaaaaaaaaatagttatacaTGGATCTCTCTGGTGTAGTGTGGTAAAGAACTCATTTTTCCCATTGAATTCAACTGCTACAGATTGAAGTTGGTAGTGTATTTGTCTTGGGAGATATAGTAGATTACTAGATGCCTCTGTAGAAAGAAAAAATGTGTCCTCTGCAAAATCTTTATATAAAACGAAGAAATCTAGCTAGAGCCAATTTTGATCACTCTACAGTTCCTTAGATTGTGGAAAATGGAACCAAAAGAGTTCTtacttcaaatttgaaaatcGGTGGTTACAGGTGGATGGTTTGAAAGGGCTGATTCATGGAGCAGAACAAACTTTGTGGATTTGATTAATAAGAAGAATAGTCTACTCAATGAGTTAAGCTACTGAAGTAGTCTACTGAATGAGTAAATATCCTTATGATGGCGTTGGTCTATGTTTGGTTGGTAAAGCTTGCCTTACTCAAGTTAAGCTACAAAGAaaaaggtttagatttgttcaAGATGTCCTTTGTACGAACAAGAGGGTGAAAGCAATGAACGCTTGTTTCTACAATTTAGGAGGACAACTATAAACCTTGAGCACatcttgttttgtttgttgGGAATAACTTGGGCTATACATTGTTCTACTTTGGCATGGTGGAGTAATAAGGTGGGGAGGAGGATCGGTGGAATATCATTCATGCTTGCATTTGGTGGACAGTGTGGAAAGAAAATAATGGTAGACATTTTGTAGGCACTAATAGTTCTATCCAGAAAATTAGAATGACTTGTCTTTAGcttgttatttttttggtgtaaaattttttttggagggaATTAGGAGAGTTAGTAGATTCTATTGACAAGGTATAATTATATAGGATTTTAGGAAGGGGTTTAAGCACCCTTTTGCTTCTTGTAAAGTTGCTAAATTAGCACTTTTTTGGGTGGTTAAGCTTTTTACTGAATACAACTATTACTTGTTTCAAAAGTAACAATCTAAATGTGTTCAGAATTTGCTGAACAATCATTGATTATGTTTCTCTGTCTTATCTTTCTTCTAGCTATAGATAAAGAAGAGCTCCCTTTGTACTTTTATAGTTGCTCCTTGCAGGGTGTAACTAGCCTTTTGCCTACGGGTTCGGCAAAACCTAGTATCTTTGGCGCATATCTCGTAGTTGTACAAAAAATGCCacttaatatatgaataatctATTGAGAACCCAAAACTTCGCCTCTTCTAAAATCTAGAAATAAAACTCAAAACGTAGCTCTGCCACCTTAGACTAACATCCGAATTTATCATAATgctagtattaatttgattcaaGTTTGGAATTATTTATCATGTTGATAGAGTTCCTCAGTTCATAATAGTCAAGGAGTTGAGTTTTTTACTGTGTTGTC
This genomic window contains:
- the LOC101250984 gene encoding uncharacterized protein; translated protein: MIMSLLQGFHTKKEKMKGTHMDALGFYNDTHLVVIKLNHLWILRLISQIAILWLVILSFPWIDTIIRGLTSSYELINVTKGDHTMANYNSVKLEVLPLIFHDLANEGLLKTRDKSLFITNGNEEVIYNSQVTSDYDMDLISLSDLARKDETYDFALIPYDSFKSLDFIDRAMNVGGIVVVQLINDNPMITYSQQSNYKVVYVRKFDSTIVAMRKTSSFTSIESTTTQHHRKLFNFDPNAKEDALKKLEDVLLEPPRASSGKSSRYLKKTRYLPELMNIPLESYPRRVFIDVGLQDKNEKSGDSSWFSKNYPTRNTKFEIFKIEAVTKESSAPLIEMSDWLEKNVKENEYVVMKAEAEVVEEMVRNKAIKLVDELFLECKHQGVKKGDKKKSRRAYWECLSLYGMLRDEGVAVHQWWG